Proteins encoded in a region of the Uloborus diversus isolate 005 chromosome 1, Udiv.v.3.1, whole genome shotgun sequence genome:
- the LOC129218048 gene encoding uncharacterized protein LOC129218048, whose product MNISQRKLIYLNVIESSILYGSVVWTNWMHCRALKKIQTIQRLLLLTVTGAYCTTSHAAIHVIAGIPPIDLTIKSKALMSKISLTSKSIQIPGHNFCSSDLEETAKKWDSHPSIQCTLPKISLKGKTPSLQNLEIYTDGSKTKCGVGAGYAVLRDGIRIQNWSARLNPSNSVFQAELTAIFQGLLYLQINRASSAADLYSDSLSSLEALLNPIHRNPLVRKIQKILEGQNDISLSWIKGHAGQVGNEAADFLAKQAANDPSTPLILNMPVPKSFIKQKLQEHLKDSWNTRWQSETTGRRVHSIFPNPSLKTSIKNRSDTLFVTGHGPFPAYLSRFKIIPSPNCACGLIGTPDHYLYSCPLTSQFHLKMNNSITIPDNIRQALSHPSGSNSMHNLISELTIRNYEFQEVS is encoded by the coding sequence ATGAACATATCACAACGGAAGCTGATCTATTTAAATGTTATAGAATCTTCAATTCTTTACGGATCGGTTGTCTGGACGAATTGGATGCACTGCAGAGCGTTAAAGAAGATACAAACAATACAAAGACTTCTTCTCCTAACAGTGACTGGAGCATACTGCACAACCTCCCACGCCGCAATCCATGTTATCGCTGGAATCCCTCCAATAGACCTTACGATCAAGTCAAAAGCTCTAATGTCAAAAATTTCCCTCACAAGCAAATCGATTCAAATTCCTGGCCACAATTTCTGCAGTAGCGACTTAGAAGAAACTGCCAAGAAGTGGGATAGCCATCCAAGCATCCAGTGTACTCTTCCTAAGATAAGCTTAAAGGGAAAAACTCCCTCACTGCAGAATTTGGAGATATACACGGATGGCTCCAAAACAAAGTGTGGAGTAGGAGCAGGCTATGCTGTGCTACGGGATGGGATCCGCATCCAAAACTGGTCCGCAAGACTCAATCCTTCAAACTCAGTATTCCAGGCAGAGCTTACGGCTATTTTTCAAGGCTTGTTGTATCTGCAAATAAATCGCGCTTCTTCTGCCGCAGATCTGTACTCTGATAGTCTCTCCTCCTTGGAAGCACTGCTGAATCCCATACATCGAAATCCCCTagtaagaaaaattcaaaaaatactcgAAGGCCAGAATGATATCTCATTAAGTTGGATTAAGGGTCACGCAGGACAGGTGGGGAATGAAGCGGCAGACTTCTTAGCCAAGCAAGCAGCAAACGACCCATCTACTCCCCTTATTCTAAACATGCCAGTGCCAAAATccttcataaaacaaaaattacaagaaCATCTAAAAGATAGTTGGAACACACGTTGGCAAAGTGAAACAACAGGCAGAAGGGTACACTCCATCTTCCCAAACCCTTCTTTAAAAACCAGCATCAAGAACAGATCTGACACCCTCTTTGTTACTGGGCATGGGCCCTTTCCAGCATACCTCTCTCGATTCAAAATAATTCCATCTCCCAACTGTGCATGTGGACTCATAGGTACTCCAGATCATTATCTTTACTCCTGCCCTCTCACATCTCAATTTCACCTAAAGATGAACAATAGTATCACAATACCCGACAATATTCGTCAAGCTCTTTCGCACCCATCTGGTTCAAATTCCATGCATAATTTAATTAGCGAACTGACCATCCGCAACTACGAGTTCCAAGAAGTTAGCTGA